One window from the genome of Bacillus kexueae encodes:
- a CDS encoding ATP-dependent helicase, whose translation MKYAKWNERLIHLDRLDRSEFQRIYTASIHGDIHCIQCGEVVRLYLGIQQSPSFHHRNDDVCQQQEAPPVAAAVDTEDETELNGFRLPKGRTITKTTEDSHTTWLPSKQAVVSKPFHPQTNEAKDAYPLDRYQQEAVETTEGPLLVLAGAGSGKTRVLASRAVHMMENGTDPTKMMLVTFTSKAAKEMKERIETYLHNRNIHLPLPLTGTFHSIFYRILCHHDPKWRDSNRLLKWEWQKEQYIMPKLRELGIEEKDFAFDQALQQISFWKNMMMTPADIQPKDDWEKDVKTLYSHYENVKEEKGTFDFDDMLIKCYELLCQNEDLLTHYQERFDYFFIDEFQDINPVQYELVKMLSDKTKNVFAVGDDDQSIYHFRGSDPSIILNFDKDFPNAKIIQLKANYRSNHAIVSCAHQVIERNHHRYQKEVFAQFDGDERPIFFYPYDEEEEATLIIQDMKERIQNGENPNEMAILYRTHSMARAAFERLSESNLPFQIEHDFESFYEKKMIKNILSFLRLSVNEDDVDAIGHLLSALFIKQSALNDLKAMTILHDCSFIEALPKLEGLQPFQLTKLRKVKRILPTLKKMKPLHALDVIEKDLGFQDFLKKRGHEGNKMEKGSDEIRDLKVIAKQFDSVAAFLQHVDHMIAKTKEMKASRHKRGIQLMTIHRSKGLEFDNVYILSAVDGGIPHDYALEAYRNGDEAPLEEERRLLYVAITRARKYVALSILQKRRGKTAKRSRFLAPIRLELL comes from the coding sequence CTTCCATTCATGGTGACATTCACTGCATCCAATGCGGTGAAGTGGTTCGCTTGTACTTAGGAATTCAACAGTCTCCTTCCTTTCATCATCGAAATGATGACGTTTGTCAACAGCAGGAGGCTCCGCCTGTGGCCGCGGCGGTTGACACAGAAGATGAAACTGAACTAAATGGATTTCGTCTTCCTAAAGGTCGTACGATTACCAAAACGACGGAAGATTCTCATACAACGTGGCTCCCTTCTAAGCAAGCTGTCGTTTCAAAACCGTTTCATCCTCAAACAAATGAGGCAAAAGACGCGTATCCTCTCGATCGTTACCAACAAGAAGCGGTTGAAACGACAGAAGGTCCATTATTAGTATTAGCCGGTGCGGGAAGTGGTAAAACACGTGTGTTAGCATCCAGAGCCGTTCATATGATGGAAAATGGTACAGACCCAACCAAAATGATGCTCGTCACGTTTACGTCAAAAGCGGCAAAGGAAATGAAAGAACGCATTGAAACGTACTTACATAATCGAAACATTCATCTTCCACTACCGTTAACCGGAACATTTCACAGCATTTTTTATCGTATTCTCTGCCATCACGACCCGAAGTGGCGTGATTCAAACCGTCTGTTGAAGTGGGAATGGCAAAAGGAACAATATATTATGCCAAAGCTTCGAGAACTCGGAATCGAAGAAAAGGATTTTGCTTTTGATCAAGCTCTTCAACAAATTTCCTTTTGGAAAAACATGATGATGACTCCAGCCGATATTCAACCGAAAGACGACTGGGAAAAAGACGTAAAAACGCTGTATAGCCATTATGAAAACGTTAAAGAAGAAAAAGGAACATTCGATTTCGACGACATGCTCATTAAGTGTTATGAGTTGCTTTGTCAAAATGAAGATTTATTAACCCATTATCAAGAGAGATTCGATTACTTTTTCATTGACGAATTTCAAGATATTAACCCCGTTCAATACGAACTGGTGAAAATGTTAAGTGACAAGACAAAAAATGTGTTTGCTGTCGGTGATGACGACCAATCCATTTACCATTTTCGCGGAAGTGACCCTTCGATTATTCTAAACTTCGACAAAGACTTCCCAAATGCGAAGATTATTCAGCTAAAAGCGAATTACCGATCCAACCACGCCATTGTTTCTTGTGCACATCAAGTGATTGAACGAAACCATCATCGATATCAAAAAGAGGTGTTCGCGCAATTTGACGGGGACGAGCGGCCAATCTTCTTTTACCCTTATGATGAGGAAGAAGAAGCTACCCTTATTATTCAAGATATGAAAGAACGAATTCAAAATGGCGAAAATCCGAACGAAATGGCGATTTTATATCGTACACACTCGATGGCGCGCGCCGCCTTCGAACGATTATCTGAATCAAACTTACCGTTTCAGATCGAACATGATTTTGAATCGTTTTATGAAAAAAAGATGATCAAAAACATCTTGTCGTTTTTGCGCCTCAGCGTAAACGAAGATGATGTCGATGCCATTGGTCATTTACTTTCAGCGCTTTTTATCAAACAATCAGCCTTAAATGATCTAAAAGCAATGACCATTTTACATGACTGCTCGTTCATTGAAGCGTTGCCAAAATTAGAAGGACTCCAACCTTTCCAATTGACAAAATTGCGCAAAGTAAAACGAATCTTACCGACCTTGAAAAAAATGAAGCCACTACACGCGCTTGATGTCATAGAAAAAGACTTAGGCTTTCAAGACTTTCTAAAAAAACGTGGACACGAAGGAAACAAAATGGAAAAAGGGTCAGATGAAATCCGAGACTTAAAAGTCATCGCCAAACAATTCGATTCGGTTGCTGCCTTTTTACAACACGTTGACCATATGATTGCCAAAACGAAAGAAATGAAAGCTTCTCGACATAAGCGTGGAATTCAACTGATGACGATTCATCGTTCAAAAGGGTTGGAGTTTGACAACGTCTACATTTTATCCGCTGTCGATGGGGGAATTCCCCATGACTATGCACTCGAAGCGTATCGAAATGGCGATGAAGCACCTCTTGAAGAAGAGCGCCGCTTGCTTTATGTAGCCATCACGCGCGCTCGGAAATACGTCGCACTTTCTATTTTGCAAAAACGACGTGGGAAAACCGCGAAGCGCTCACGCTTTTTAGCTCCGATACGACTCGAATTGCTCTAA
- a CDS encoding stage VI sporulation protein F: protein MDNKFFKNIEKKTGVSMNDVFELANSLQNANFKDEATVRSVVKRVSQMANKKVPKELEDKIVQSIVGGKEKMDIGTISKMLNDNKKK, encoded by the coding sequence ATGGATAATAAATTCTTTAAAAACATTGAGAAAAAAACGGGCGTCAGCATGAATGACGTGTTTGAATTAGCGAACTCTTTACAAAATGCCAACTTTAAAGATGAAGCGACAGTTCGTAGCGTAGTGAAACGTGTATCGCAAATGGCTAATAAAAAAGTACCTAAGGAATTAGAAGATAAAATCGTTCAATCCATCGTCGGCGGTAAGGAGAAAATGGATATCGGCACCATCTCCAAAATGCTCAATGATAACAAAAAGAAGTAA
- a CDS encoding YjcZ family sporulation protein → MMGYGYNNCGYGYGGGYYGNTFVLIVVLFILLIIVGAAFVR, encoded by the coding sequence ATTATGGGTTACGGATATAACAACTGTGGATATGGATATGGTGGCGGTTACTACGGTAACACTTTCGTATTGATCGTAGTCTTATTCATTCTTTTAATTATTGTTGGTGCAGCATTTGTAAGATAA
- a CDS encoding YbaN family protein, whose translation MVKRALLLSIGFISLAAGIIGVYLPLLPTTPFILLALVCFSKSSDRFHSWLISTNLYKKYVKEFQETRAVSFANKIKILLFLYVSVGISIYFIDYRFIRLGLVGMLILQTYVLLFKVKTRKPKKEHES comes from the coding sequence ATGGTGAAAAGAGCTTTATTATTATCAATCGGATTTATTTCGTTAGCCGCAGGAATTATTGGTGTTTACTTACCGCTTTTACCAACAACTCCTTTTATCCTATTGGCTTTGGTTTGCTTTTCTAAAAGTTCAGATCGATTTCATTCTTGGTTAATTTCGACGAACCTATATAAAAAATATGTAAAAGAATTTCAAGAGACACGTGCGGTATCTTTTGCAAATAAAATAAAGATTCTTCTTTTTCTATATGTATCCGTCGGCATTTCCATTTACTTCATCGATTATCGCTTCATTCGCCTCGGATTAGTTGGTATGTTGATTTTGCAAACGTATGTATTGCTTTTTAAAGTAAAAACACGAAAGCCAAAAAAAGAACACGAATCATAA
- a CDS encoding alpha-amylase family glycosyl hydrolase, whose translation MVYQIFPDRFNNGNIENDEAKTNARGNEPIERKEWGDLPDNPRLNGSSGYDGDGIWSNDFFGGDIKGIHEKLDYIQSLGVNTLYLNPIAKAASNHKYDATDFKTIDPVFGSPEEFNAFTEELAHRNMHLILDGVFNHVGDDSIYFDRYGKYETVGAYEYWSKVYDYMNQDGISEEEARKQAEEDFIEEGQVFSPYGYHLWFNIQNEKVKEQGTNEEIYDYQSWWGFTSLPEIKSIPGESVSYDSELNQTSFANYIMYDDDSVAKSWILNGGSGWRLDVANEVDPAFWREFRNELKSDDLAGDGATLKEGEQPLILGEIWDDASKYFLGDQYDSVMNYRFRGAVETFLKSGDAKKQEAALKAIHEDYPSEAFYALMNLMGSHDTPRAIFLLGGGTDASERAEYDANYNYELGKKRLKLAAIFQMGYPGAPTIYYGDEAGVTGSKDPDDRRTYPWGSEDKELIQHYQKVGKVRTEYQDLLAYGKIHHVYAEGDVMAYARTNDKQGALIAINRANEAKTITIQLDEVLPNGASFIDQLDESYETITTNNEIKIEIPAMSGRMLIADALPKAPEPISNLTGKAGEGEVSLSWNPSPTSDVEYVVFKTNLTGAFYKEIGTTTETHFQVDGLQNGQEHYLAVVVKDKHGNMSEKVESERMIPHYDLSNGWVGNLTQLQDDTLDLAKTYEIAAELYIKGVTENEQAEGIIAKLQVKKQGEDHWTDIKAVYTEQDGNNNVYRGIFSPVESGSYEYRMAFSSDLGDSWIYTDSTQIVTLHPSDDKEPPASRMTLDQPVKESGQVNLHWSIEQPADDAYMVMIYRDNQVLKKIYDITKTTYRDYDVTNGQTYSYQVKLYDRAGNVLESNAVTVTPEIVMVEVTFKVQAPDYTPLNSTITIPNSLNGWNTGGWEMSRNGAVTPNWEYTVEVQEGTEITYKYVKGNSWDQEGLADHTPYDNNDDDISFYGYGAPGTDLKVVVKNEGNNKMIVEDKILRWIDQPIVIQSPQDNFVTDEDTVTITGNAIKDGVLTINGESVPIKDDMSFQQEVNLSDGENIIHLHIEPSEKSKQDIFKGDGGAIAKNTRDDTITVVKKSSTVPASEINLKHPKQVDQNVSLEWNYINFNRDDVHSLIIVRNGENYKTINDPQVTEYIDTDVEIGEEYQYVIILKGKSGNEVKSNTVSITPENAVIVVWKQFTSHQNSEEASKQLVHLVETEAYTPKEVKEIIVETIKKDHNLSKSTLKKVNNYAEQIKKRLEKLQKKNEKKDKETRKVAQQLEKLKDALAKSL comes from the coding sequence GTGGTCTATCAAATCTTCCCCGACCGCTTTAATAATGGGAACATAGAAAATGATGAGGCGAAAACGAATGCTCGTGGGAATGAACCAATTGAAAGGAAAGAATGGGGAGACTTACCTGATAATCCCCGATTAAATGGTTCATCGGGATATGATGGAGATGGAATATGGAGTAATGATTTCTTTGGAGGAGATATTAAAGGAATACATGAAAAGCTAGATTACATTCAATCTCTCGGTGTGAACACCTTATATTTAAACCCGATTGCCAAAGCGGCATCGAATCATAAGTACGATGCTACAGATTTTAAAACAATTGATCCGGTGTTTGGCTCTCCAGAGGAGTTTAATGCTTTTACTGAAGAACTTGCCCATCGCAATATGCACCTTATTTTGGATGGGGTTTTCAATCATGTGGGGGATGACTCGATTTATTTCGACAGATATGGAAAATACGAAACGGTTGGTGCCTACGAATACTGGTCAAAAGTCTATGATTATATGAATCAAGATGGAATATCAGAAGAGGAAGCTCGTAAACAAGCAGAAGAGGATTTCATTGAAGAAGGACAAGTCTTTAGTCCGTATGGTTATCACTTATGGTTTAACATTCAAAATGAAAAAGTAAAAGAGCAAGGGACGAATGAAGAGATCTATGATTATCAATCTTGGTGGGGATTTACGAGTTTACCTGAAATCAAGTCAATTCCAGGTGAAAGCGTTTCATATGATAGTGAATTGAACCAAACCTCATTTGCGAATTATATTATGTACGACGACGACTCAGTCGCGAAATCTTGGATTTTAAATGGCGGTTCTGGTTGGCGTTTAGATGTTGCGAACGAAGTAGATCCAGCGTTTTGGAGAGAATTCCGGAACGAATTAAAATCAGATGATTTAGCTGGGGACGGAGCGACCCTTAAAGAAGGTGAACAGCCTTTAATCCTTGGAGAAATTTGGGACGATGCATCTAAATATTTCTTAGGTGATCAATACGATTCCGTGATGAATTACCGATTCCGTGGCGCGGTCGAAACCTTTTTAAAAAGCGGAGATGCCAAAAAGCAGGAAGCAGCGTTAAAAGCCATTCACGAAGATTACCCGAGTGAAGCCTTTTACGCATTGATGAACTTAATGGGTTCTCATGATACCCCAAGAGCTATATTCCTATTAGGTGGTGGAACGGACGCAAGTGAACGAGCAGAATATGATGCTAACTACAATTATGAGCTTGGGAAAAAACGGTTAAAGTTAGCGGCTATTTTTCAAATGGGGTATCCTGGTGCACCTACGATTTACTATGGAGATGAAGCCGGTGTAACAGGCTCGAAGGACCCGGATGATCGTCGCACGTATCCGTGGGGAAGTGAAGACAAAGAGCTGATTCAACATTATCAAAAAGTAGGGAAAGTACGTACCGAATATCAAGATCTTCTTGCATATGGAAAAATACATCATGTGTATGCAGAAGGAGATGTCATGGCGTATGCTCGTACAAATGACAAACAAGGAGCACTTATTGCCATTAACCGTGCAAATGAAGCGAAAACAATCACAATTCAACTAGATGAAGTTTTACCGAATGGAGCATCCTTTATCGATCAACTCGATGAATCATATGAGACAATTACAACAAATAACGAAATCAAGATTGAAATCCCTGCGATGAGTGGTCGAATGCTAATCGCTGATGCGTTACCGAAAGCTCCAGAGCCAATTTCCAATTTAACAGGTAAGGCTGGGGAAGGGGAAGTATCGCTTTCGTGGAATCCATCACCTACCTCCGATGTAGAATACGTTGTGTTTAAGACCAATTTAACAGGTGCTTTCTACAAAGAAATCGGTACGACAACGGAAACACATTTTCAAGTAGATGGCTTACAAAACGGACAAGAACATTATTTAGCCGTTGTAGTAAAAGACAAACATGGGAATATGTCTGAAAAAGTAGAGAGTGAACGAATGATTCCTCATTACGATTTATCTAACGGATGGGTTGGAAATTTGACGCAGCTTCAAGATGATACCCTTGATTTAGCGAAAACCTATGAAATAGCTGCTGAGCTATATATAAAAGGGGTAACGGAAAATGAACAAGCAGAAGGTATCATTGCAAAGCTACAAGTGAAGAAGCAAGGGGAAGATCACTGGACGGATATAAAAGCTGTTTATACAGAACAAGATGGAAATAACAATGTGTACAGAGGAATCTTTTCACCTGTTGAAAGTGGTAGCTATGAATATCGAATGGCCTTCTCAAGCGATTTAGGTGATAGCTGGATATATACAGACAGCACCCAAATCGTGACCCTTCACCCAAGCGATGATAAGGAACCGCCTGCTAGTCGCATGACGCTCGACCAGCCTGTAAAAGAATCAGGGCAGGTAAACCTTCATTGGTCAATTGAACAACCAGCGGATGACGCATACATGGTCATGATTTACCGCGATAATCAAGTATTGAAAAAGATATATGACATCACAAAAACTACCTATAGAGATTATGACGTAACGAATGGGCAAACGTATTCGTATCAAGTTAAGCTATACGACCGTGCTGGAAATGTCTTAGAGTCGAATGCTGTAACAGTTACACCTGAAATTGTCATGGTAGAAGTGACCTTTAAGGTTCAAGCACCAGACTACACGCCATTAAATTCAACCATAACGATTCCAAATAGTTTAAATGGGTGGAATACAGGTGGCTGGGAAATGTCTAGAAATGGTGCTGTTACGCCTAACTGGGAGTATACTGTAGAAGTACAAGAAGGAACAGAAATTACGTACAAATACGTGAAAGGTAACTCATGGGATCAAGAAGGTCTTGCCGATCATACCCCTTATGACAACAATGACGATGATATTAGCTTTTACGGTTATGGAGCTCCAGGTACAGACTTGAAAGTTGTTGTAAAAAACGAAGGAAACAACAAAATGATAGTTGAAGATAAGATTTTGCGATGGATTGATCAACCAATCGTCATTCAATCGCCACAAGATAATTTTGTAACTGACGAAGACACAGTAACTATAACTGGAAATGCTATTAAAGACGGGGTATTGACGATTAATGGAGAATCGGTACCAATCAAAGATGATATGAGTTTCCAACAAGAAGTAAATCTTTCAGATGGTGAAAACATCATCCACCTACACATTGAGCCGTCAGAAAAAAGTAAACAGGACATTTTTAAAGGGGACGGTGGAGCGATTGCGAAAAACACGAGAGACGATACTATTACCGTCGTGAAAAAGTCTTCAACCGTTCCAGCGAGTGAAATTAATTTAAAGCATCCGAAGCAAGTTGATCAAAACGTCTCATTAGAATGGAACTATATTAACTTTAACCGAGACGATGTCCATTCTCTGATTATCGTCCGAAACGGAGAAAATTACAAAACCATCAATGACCCACAAGTAACTGAATATATTGATACGGACGTTGAAATCGGAGAAGAATATCAGTACGTAATCATATTAAAAGGAAAATCTGGAAACGAAGTGAAGTCGAATACTGTATCCATTACACCAGAAAACGCTGTAATTGTTGTCTGGAAACAATTTACGAGTCATCAAAACTCTGAAGAAGCATCAAAACAACTTGTACACTTAGTTGAAACGGAAGCATACACGCCGAAAGAAGTAAAAGAAATAATCGTTGAAACGATAAAAAAGGATCATAATCTTTCTAAGTCAACGTTGAAAAAGGTGAATAACTATGCTGAACAAATCAAGAAAAGGTTAGAAAAGCTCCAAAAGAAGAATGAGAAGAAAGACAAGGAAACGAGGAAAGTGGCTCAACAATTGGAAAAATTAAAAGATGCCCTAGCAAAATCTCTATAA
- a CDS encoding NADPH:quinone oxidoreductase family protein, with amino-acid sequence MNENFTAFVVEKNEDTFIADYKSLTVNDLPEGEVLIKVEYSSVNYKDGLASIPNGKIVRSYPFVPGIDLAGVVEKSEDPRFQKGDRVIATSYEIGVSHYGGFSEYAKIPAEWVVPLPDGLTLKEAMIYGTAGFTAALSVHRLEENGVTPEKGKVLVTGATGGVGSMAVAMLAKRGFEVVASTGKQTEVDYLHTLGAKEVINRNEIIGEKIKPLDKQIWQAAVDPVGGESLAAVLSKIQYGGSVAVSGLTGGANVPTTVFPFILRGVSLLGIDSVYCPMELRKTLWKRMATDLKPQAAIDSIGVEVSFSELKDVLSNILKGRVRGRTVVKV; translated from the coding sequence ATGAACGAAAACTTTACGGCTTTTGTCGTGGAAAAAAACGAAGATACCTTTATAGCAGACTACAAGTCTTTAACAGTAAACGATTTACCAGAAGGTGAAGTATTAATAAAAGTTGAATATTCGAGCGTCAATTACAAAGATGGTTTAGCTAGTATTCCGAACGGTAAAATTGTTCGTTCCTACCCATTCGTCCCAGGAATCGATTTAGCGGGTGTAGTTGAAAAATCAGAAGACCCTCGATTCCAAAAAGGAGACCGTGTCATTGCGACAAGTTATGAAATTGGTGTGTCACATTACGGTGGATTCAGTGAGTACGCAAAAATTCCTGCTGAATGGGTCGTCCCACTTCCAGACGGGTTAACATTAAAAGAAGCTATGATCTACGGAACTGCAGGCTTTACCGCTGCGTTATCCGTTCATCGTCTAGAAGAAAATGGCGTGACACCAGAGAAGGGCAAAGTGCTTGTAACGGGGGCGACAGGTGGCGTTGGGAGTATGGCGGTTGCGATGCTAGCTAAGCGTGGCTTTGAAGTGGTCGCAAGTACAGGTAAGCAAACAGAAGTAGATTATTTACATACACTTGGCGCAAAAGAAGTAATCAATCGAAATGAAATAATCGGTGAAAAAATTAAACCGCTTGATAAACAAATATGGCAAGCAGCTGTTGATCCGGTTGGTGGGGAATCGCTCGCTGCGGTTCTAAGTAAAATTCAATACGGTGGCTCTGTCGCTGTTAGTGGCTTAACTGGTGGAGCAAACGTCCCAACAACAGTTTTCCCATTCATTTTACGAGGTGTTTCACTTTTAGGCATTGATTCAGTCTATTGCCCGATGGAATTACGAAAAACATTATGGAAGCGAATGGCGACTGATTTAAAACCTCAAGCTGCTATCGACTCGATCGGAGTTGAAGTCTCATTTTCTGAGTTGAAAGATGTTTTGTCCAACATATTAAAAGGACGAGTACGAGGACGGACAGTTGTAAAAGTCTAA
- a CDS encoding TetR/AcrR family transcriptional regulator gives MKKKAEERQKQILSAAYHAVAEKGYESVTLQDIADFAKVSKGVVHYYFENKEDVLSKLLASITEQIARGHHEAIAKQSTAEGKLRAYIDSVFISPEKNKTFYRVYLDFIAKASQNDTYREINQTFYENCFTIARSIIVQGQEEGVFDESLNPESSAKMIRALIDGLLIQWLMSGNDKDHADYKEMCHVAIRELILEGK, from the coding sequence ATGAAGAAAAAAGCGGAAGAAAGACAAAAGCAGATCTTATCTGCAGCCTATCATGCCGTAGCGGAAAAAGGATATGAATCCGTTACACTTCAAGATATCGCAGACTTTGCGAAGGTCAGTAAAGGGGTCGTTCACTATTACTTTGAAAATAAAGAGGATGTCTTATCTAAACTGTTAGCTTCCATAACGGAACAGATTGCAAGGGGGCATCATGAAGCAATCGCAAAACAGTCGACAGCTGAGGGAAAGTTACGGGCGTATATTGACTCTGTATTCATCTCTCCTGAGAAAAACAAAACCTTTTACCGCGTGTACTTAGACTTTATTGCGAAAGCGAGTCAAAATGACACGTACCGTGAAATCAACCAAACCTTTTATGAAAACTGTTTCACCATTGCTCGTTCCATCATTGTACAAGGACAAGAAGAAGGAGTGTTTGATGAATCTCTTAATCCCGAATCGTCAGCGAAAATGATTCGAGCACTAATTGATGGATTATTAATCCAGTGGTTAATGAGTGGAAATGATAAAGATCATGCTGATTATAAGGAGATGTGTCATGTAGCAATTAGAGAGTTGATATTAGAAGGCAAGTGA
- a CDS encoding glycosyltransferase, giving the protein MSTIMHLNLRVDPTQYIQQIRQVPGYDYIHLVRAPKHMTDLSLLNEKVHYLNNIWSKKDFVKEHDIQLMHAHHAQLGLLLLPFKEETGIPLVTSIRGRDATLANQPVNYLESMKELFDKGDCFFPVCHYLAERISDWGCPVGKIKVLYGGVDLEKFRYRQPSYSGSINILSVGRLVEKKGHHILMEAFSRIKDKFPNASLTIVGSGVLKEQLLTLAKTLELGDSFKLINSIHKDRVYEYMQKADIFCAASMVSSNGDVEGIPNTLKEAMASGLPVISTYHAGIPELIDHNKDGLLVEEKNVDELAQALEYMMRNDSTWKNLSLAGRKKVEEKFDLKQQLKQQATFYNELLGG; this is encoded by the coding sequence TTGTCAACAATTATGCATTTGAATTTACGTGTTGACCCTACACAATATATTCAGCAAATTCGTCAAGTTCCTGGCTATGATTATATTCACTTAGTTAGAGCGCCAAAGCATATGACCGATCTTTCTTTACTGAATGAGAAGGTTCATTACTTAAATAATATTTGGTCAAAGAAAGATTTTGTGAAAGAGCATGATATTCAGCTGATGCATGCTCATCATGCTCAATTAGGGTTATTATTATTACCTTTTAAAGAAGAAACCGGAATTCCCCTCGTAACGAGTATTAGGGGGAGGGATGCTACGTTAGCAAATCAACCGGTTAATTATTTGGAAAGCATGAAAGAATTATTTGATAAAGGGGACTGTTTCTTCCCTGTATGTCATTATTTGGCTGAGAGAATAAGTGATTGGGGATGTCCAGTGGGAAAAATAAAGGTGCTTTATGGCGGGGTCGACTTAGAAAAGTTTCGTTATCGTCAACCTTCTTATTCTGGGTCAATCAACATATTATCCGTTGGAAGGTTAGTTGAGAAAAAAGGACACCATATTTTAATGGAGGCATTTAGTCGAATAAAAGATAAATTCCCAAATGCGTCTTTAACAATAGTAGGAAGTGGTGTACTTAAAGAGCAGCTTCTTACGTTAGCTAAAACATTAGAATTAGGGGATTCTTTTAAACTCATTAATTCTATTCATAAGGATAGAGTTTATGAATATATGCAAAAGGCGGATATCTTTTGCGCAGCAAGCATGGTGTCGTCAAATGGTGATGTTGAAGGGATACCTAATACGTTAAAGGAAGCAATGGCGAGCGGTCTTCCTGTTATTTCAACCTATCATGCAGGCATCCCAGAATTAATAGACCACAATAAAGATGGACTACTTGTAGAAGAGAAGAATGTGGATGAATTAGCACAAGCACTCGAATATATGATGAGGAACGATTCAACTTGGAAAAATTTATCCTTAGCGGGAAGAAAAAAAGTAGAAGAAAAGTTCGATCTTAAGCAGCAATTGAAACAACAAGCTACCTTTTACAATGAATTGTTAGGAGGATAA
- a CDS encoding DUF1360 domain-containing protein, whose amino-acid sequence MSVFEFILLVLATFRLTRLLVFDKITNFIRKPFHNIVEETLPDGTIQEFIVIKGQGIRKWMGELLSCYWCTGVWCAIFIYGLYRYFFFISEPLIIILAISSLSAIIETIVSRVNE is encoded by the coding sequence ATGAGTGTTTTTGAATTCATTTTATTAGTGTTAGCAACTTTTCGATTAACCAGATTACTTGTATTTGATAAGATTACAAATTTTATTCGAAAGCCATTCCACAACATTGTGGAAGAAACACTGCCAGATGGGACTATCCAAGAATTCATAGTCATCAAAGGACAAGGCATAAGAAAGTGGATGGGGGAATTATTAAGTTGCTATTGGTGTACAGGAGTTTGGTGTGCAATTTTCATTTATGGACTTTATCGATACTTCTTTTTCATTTCTGAACCATTAATCATTATACTAGCGATATCGTCATTATCCGCCATAATCGAAACGATTGTTAGCAGGGTAAATGAATAA
- a CDS encoding phosphatidylinositol 4-kinase yields the protein MQNTNQSPKIVQYLQILGEDYTRLFLSDIGLKYVVKFHRVKHYRKREVVNEFIAGKLAALLNLPVAPVHVISLSPELCSKVPQIKGSRMQGNVHLAIPYNEKAQPFKQIEDKIRSFSIKNQQQLARMIAFDFWIVNMDRSRTNLLISCITENEISIQMIDHGKCFPGDYLWDKETLKLTPEHRYNMPIYKWALSHIPNENELYESAHEIKLLEENIIKEILDDIPKEWEVTKVEKEALLSFLMNQQHDLEEYMSSFLSYHKYV from the coding sequence ATGCAAAATACAAATCAATCTCCAAAAATTGTCCAATATCTTCAAATCCTTGGTGAGGATTACACTCGCCTTTTCTTAAGTGATATCGGATTAAAATATGTGGTTAAATTTCATCGAGTCAAACATTACAGGAAACGTGAAGTTGTGAATGAATTTATTGCCGGGAAGTTAGCAGCTTTGCTCAACCTTCCCGTTGCACCTGTTCACGTTATTTCCTTATCCCCTGAATTATGCTCAAAAGTCCCACAAATAAAAGGAAGTCGAATGCAAGGGAACGTGCATTTGGCTATTCCTTACAACGAAAAAGCACAGCCATTTAAACAAATAGAAGACAAAATAAGATCTTTTTCAATAAAAAATCAGCAGCAACTGGCTCGTATGATTGCATTCGATTTTTGGATAGTGAATATGGATAGAAGTCGAACAAATTTGCTAATAAGCTGTATTACGGAAAATGAAATATCTATACAAATGATTGACCATGGAAAATGCTTTCCTGGGGATTATTTATGGGATAAAGAAACGTTAAAATTGACTCCCGAACACCGATATAATATGCCGATCTACAAATGGGCACTGAGCCATATTCCGAATGAAAATGAGCTATACGAGAGTGCACACGAGATTAAACTACTAGAGGAAAACATCATAAAAGAAATTCTTGATGATATACCAAAAGAGTGGGAAGTCACTAAAGTTGAAAAAGAAGCCCTACTTTCTTTTTTAATGAATCAACAGCATGATTTAGAAGAATATATGAGCTCTTTTCTTTCTTATCACAAATATGTTTAA